GAAATTATTCCTGGTATTGCGTAATTCCGAATTTGTTCGATAACTACATATTTCAGTTATTTTGTGTGTCATTTTCTGGGCCAACTCACGGCTTTGAAATACTCTTATGATTAAATCTATAACCAAAGGTATCAACCTGTTGTTTGGGGACACTTTGCAGAAAAACAAAGTGTTTATTAGTAATTCGCTGGAATTCTTACACCGTGAGCGAACCCTGGATAAGAATTACTTTGACTATGTGCGACTGGCTGCACTGGAGCTGATCTGTTTTGAGATCAGGAATAAGAAACTGCAGGGAAATGTGGCAGAACTAGGCGTTTACAAAGGAAAATTCGCCAGGTATATCAACCAGTATTTTTCTGATCGCACGCTGTATCTCTTCGATACGTTTGAAGGCTTTCATGCGTCTGATGTAAAGAAAGAAAAGAAGGAAGGGTTTTCCAGCGGGGAACAAAATTTTTCAGACACATCCGTTGAAGCGGTGTTGAAACAAATGCCGTCTCCCAATCAGTAGTTGTGCCCGCTAAAGAACCGTTTCAACCATCTGAGTGGGGAGCATCGCTTGTGAGTTTCAATAAGCTGGCAAACCAAAAAGGGTATTCGCTGGTAGCCACTAATCAGGAAGGATTCAATGCATTTTTTATGCGGAATGATTGTTTGGCTTTATCGGGGCTTCAGGTATTGGATATTGCGAGGGTCCTGAAAACAGGTCATATCAGAAGCTCCTTCTATTCTCAGGATATTATGAAACCGTTGTTGGAGATCAACAGGTCTTAGTTAAAATTCTTGTGTATGAACATAAAAAAAGCGACTACAATTCTGTAATCGCTTTTTCTGTGGTGTGGGGCGGGATCGAACCGCCGACACAAGGATTTTCAGTCCTTTGCTCTACCGACTGAGCTACCGCACCATTATTTCAAATTCAAAGTTTAAAATCATCCCCCTATTCTTTCTACCCCTTTGAATTCCCCGTTCGGGGCTGCAAAAATAGGGGGATTCATTTTAATAACCTGAAAATAATTGAATTATTTCTTCCCTTTTTCTGCTTTGCTTTTTCTTTTCAAATCGGCCCTATGTGCCCGCTCATAAGTCTGGATATCTACAAAGCGGCCTTTCTCATCCCGGACCGCGTATAACTTTTTTCCCGCAACACTGCGATGGGTGGTTCTCTTTGTCATAGGTGATAGTTTTAATATCCCTTAAGTTACGACAAATATTAATATATCACTTACATCCCGTACTGCGCAAGGAACTTGATACGCATGATCTTCAGCTGTTCCCAGTTGAAATTGCCATCAGACAATTCCTGCTGCGCCACCTGCAATGAAGAGGTCTCACATCCTTTGAAGTATTCCAGGATATCTTCCTGCTCGTGCTCATCAAGCATTTCATCGATGGCATAGTCGAGGTTCAGTTTGGTTCCGCTCGCTGCGATGGTCTCCATCTCTTCCAGCATCTCGTCCATTCTCCATCCTTTGTTCTTGGCGATGGTTTCCAGCGGGATCCTCTTATCTGTCTGTTGAATGATATAAACTTTGTTACCGCTCTTGTTCACCACACTCTTCATCACAAAATCATCCGGGCGTTCGATATTGTTTTCTTCAACATACTTCGCTACCATTTCAATGAAGGGCTTACCATACCGCATGGCTTTTCCCTTGCTCACACCAGAACATTTTTCAAGTTCCTGTGTGTTGGTTGGATACAGCGTTGCCATATCCTGCAGTGAAGTTTCGAGGAAGATCACGAAAGGAGGCAGTTGTTTTTTCTTTGCTTCTTTCTGACGGAGCTCTTTCAACATCTCGAACAACTTCTCATCAACTGCGGTGCCTACAGCTGTTTCAGCGCCGCCTTCTTCATCGTCTGCATTCGCTTCTTCATAAAGGTTATTGAGAACGATGGGGAAGGATTTCGGTTTCTTCAGGAAGGCCTCTCCTGCTTTGGTGATCTTCAGTACGCCATAGTCTTCGATCTCTTTGCTGAGCAATCCGCCTAGCAACATCTGCCGGATAAGTGAACCCCAGTAATGATCGGGCTCATCTTTTCCAATGCCGAACTCGGCGATGCCTTCATGACGGAACATCGTGATATTGGGCGTAAGCCTTCCGATCAGGATATTCACTGTATAGTCTGTAGCAAATCGTTCATCGAGCCCTCTGATGGCTTTCAGCACTTTCACTGCATTGTCTTTTGCTTCTACCTGTTCTTTCGGGTGCAGACAGTTGTCGCACTCTCCACAGTTCTTCGTCGTATAGTCTTCACCGAAATAGCTCATGAGTACTTTACGGCGACAAACGCCACTCTCGGCGTATGCTACGGTTTCGTTGATGAGCTGTGCGCCAACTTCGCGTTCGCTGAGTGGCTTGTCGCGCATCAGGTGTTCTAGCTTGGCTACATCTTTATGAGAATAGTAGAGTATACATTTTCCTTCGAGGCCATCGCGGCCTGCTCGGCCTGTTTCCTGGTAGTAGTTCTCGATGCTCTTGGGGATATTGTAGTGGATCACGAAACGGATATCGGGTTTATCGATACCCATTCCGAATGCGATGGTGGCTACAATTACCTGCACGTCTTCATTCAGGAACATGTCCTGGCGTTCGGCGCGGAGTTTGGAATCGAGGCCTGCGTGATAAGCAACAGCTTTGATGCCGTTGGCCACCAGCATGTCTGCCAGTTCTTCCGTGGTCTTGCGGTTGAGAGTATAGATGATACCGCTTTTGTCTTTCATCTGCACGATGAAGCGCACGATGTTTTTGAGGGTCTGGTCTTTTTTGATCTTTGGCTGGATCTCATAATAGAGATTGGGCCTGTTGAAGGAGGAGATGAACACATTGGGTTCCTGGAGCCCGAGGTTCTGGATGATATCGCTTTTCACTTTCGGGGTAGCCGTGGCCGTGAGGGCGATAACGGGGATGTCCGGATTGATCTGCGTCATCATTTCGCGGAGTCGGCGGTATTCCGGGCGGAAGTCGTGACCCCACTCGGAGATACAATGCGCTTCGTCCACTGCGAAGAAAGATAATTTGAGGTCGGCGAAGAATTCGAGGTTCTCCTGTTTGGTGAGCGTTTCAGGCGCAACATACAACATTTTGGTGCGTCCGCTCTGGAGGTCGTCCTGAACGGTGCGGATCTCTTTCTTGCTTAAGGTGGAGTTGAGGAAGTGTGCTACATCGTCTTTACTGCTGTAGCTGCGGACCAGGTCTACCTGGTTTTTCATCAGGGCGATGAGGGGGCTTACAATGATGGCCACACCCGGGCTGATGATTGCCGGAAGCTGGTAACACAAACTCTTACCACCTCCGGTGGGTTTAATTACGAATGTATCTTTTCCGCTGAGTAAGCTTTGAATGATGGCTTCCTGATTGCCTTTGAATGCATCGAACCCGAAATGTTCCTGTAATGCTTCATGGAGAGATGCACTGGTGGGAGCTACATTTTTTGCAGAGCCGTTAGTGGGTGATCCGGTTGCGGTTTTTGTTCCTTTAGCCGTTTTGG
This portion of the Pseudobacter ginsenosidimutans genome encodes:
- the recQ gene encoding DNA helicase RecQ, with protein sequence MATTTKKTSTAKTAKGTKTATGSPTNGSAKNVAPTSASLHEALQEHFGFDAFKGNQEAIIQSLLSGKDTFVIKPTGGGKSLCYQLPAIISPGVAIIVSPLIALMKNQVDLVRSYSSKDDVAHFLNSTLSKKEIRTVQDDLQSGRTKMLYVAPETLTKQENLEFFADLKLSFFAVDEAHCISEWGHDFRPEYRRLREMMTQINPDIPVIALTATATPKVKSDIIQNLGLQEPNVFISSFNRPNLYYEIQPKIKKDQTLKNIVRFIVQMKDKSGIIYTLNRKTTEELADMLVANGIKAVAYHAGLDSKLRAERQDMFLNEDVQVIVATIAFGMGIDKPDIRFVIHYNIPKSIENYYQETGRAGRDGLEGKCILYYSHKDVAKLEHLMRDKPLSEREVGAQLINETVAYAESGVCRRKVLMSYFGEDYTTKNCGECDNCLHPKEQVEAKDNAVKVLKAIRGLDERFATDYTVNILIGRLTPNITMFRHEGIAEFGIGKDEPDHYWGSLIRQMLLGGLLSKEIEDYGVLKITKAGEAFLKKPKSFPIVLNNLYEEANADDEEGGAETAVGTAVDEKLFEMLKELRQKEAKKKQLPPFVIFLETSLQDMATLYPTNTQELEKCSGVSKGKAMRYGKPFIEMVAKYVEENNIERPDDFVMKSVVNKSGNKVYIIQQTDKRIPLETIAKNKGWRMDEMLEEMETIAASGTKLNLDYAIDEMLDEHEQEDILEYFKGCETSSLQVAQQELSDGNFNWEQLKIMRIKFLAQYGM
- a CDS encoding TylF/MycF/NovP-related O-methyltransferase gives rise to the protein MIKSITKGINLLFGDTLQKNKVFISNSLEFLHRERTLDKNYFDYVRLAALELICFEIRNKKLQGNVAELGVYKGKFARYINQYFSDRTLYLFDTFEGFHASDVKKEKKEGFSSGEQNFSDTSVEAVLKQMPSPNQ